In a genomic window of Salmo trutta chromosome 32, fSalTru1.1, whole genome shotgun sequence:
- the baxb gene encoding BCL2 associated X, apoptosis regulator b — MACVETSDYRVGAVLLNRVMQEQLDEVSSDVPVVVSTETQEVESDQEQKIVSQLAMMIRTIGDAVKKDGKLDDAIDGMVGKMTSKTSYWKLVENVFEDSQITWERIVVLFYVAGRIAVKVVIAHIPQLVKDILKWTLEYFRNKLLDWIQKHGGWMNSFAELARVQVEKMSSMNTWSSGFILVFLGGVILGSVITWRLARRT, encoded by the exons ATGGCGTGTGTAGAGACATCAG ATTACAGAGTAGGAGCGGTCCTGCTGAATAG AGTGATGCAGGAGCAGCTGGATGAGGTGTCATCAGACGTCCCGGTAGTGGTCTCCACAGAAACCCAGGAGGTGGAGAGTGATCAGGAGCAGAAGATTGTGTCACAGCTAGCTATGATGATACGGACCATCGGAGACGCCGTCAAGAAGGACGGGAAGCTGGACGA TGCGATAGATGGAATGGTGGGGAAAATGACCAGCAAGACCAGCTACTGGAAGTTGGTAGAAAATGTATTTGAGGACAGTCAAATCACCTGGGAGAGAATTGTTGTGCTGTTTTACGTAGCAGGGAGGATAGCTGTCAAG GTGGTGATTGCTCACATCCCCCAGTTAGTGAAGGACATTCTGAAGTGGACTCTGGAGTACTTCAGAAACAAATTACTGGATTGGATCCAGAAACATGGAGGATGG atGAACAGTTTTGCTGAGCTGGCACGTGTGCAGGTGGAGAAGATGTCCTCTATGAACACCTGGTCCTCAGGGTTCATCCTGGTCTTCCTCGGAGGTGTCATACTGGGTAGTGTTATCACCTGGAGACTGGCCAGgaggacctga
- the aldh16a1 gene encoding aldehyde dehydrogenase family 16 member A1, with protein MAGSTSKTIHDIFQSMEYGPSSSSTATAQAWLESQSRALGLFIDGKFVRSADRQTCNVTDSSGGTVCSTVCAVDEDASLSVSSGASGFKAWSAVPCHLRAKTLLRLVSGLQRHGQCLSELCDLARSPSSPSALVRLLQYYSGWAQLRDSLIPDWTPRGVVVVVVSDDCSLYSLMLKVLPALAMGNAVVAIPGAGTAPPVLLLAQLFVEAGLPAGVLNVVTGNVLSLGSKVSQNPHVSYVTYSGNKKDGEILCRATAGMGVPVSLSLSLGATCPFVIFESADIDSAVDGVIETAFKKNREYQWMLCVQESVLDSVVARLKVRMAGMKSVPLLAEGDRRLVDAAVQEAQQQGATLIQPCPPPSSGAAYPPTVLCGVAPSCSCVVTPSPGPLLPLLSFRSHGEGVTLGNHSPHGQAASLWTEDLTLALEAAKSLSVGAVWVNSHSVMDPSLPISGHKESGNCIDGGKEGLFQFLRPSSSPPLTRSSPASVDYPKFGTAASSAIIPEGSNSSSTPRSYLQYVGGKLCKSESGSSVCVLAPGGTVLAYCPDGGRKDVRNAVEAAIKVQPGWMKKSPVARAQCLFSLAETLELMRRDMAASLHSQTGLSLEKADMEVELSIAQLCDWAARCDKERGGVPSVPQSGSALSIPEALGVVGVVLPDSSPLLSMVSLLAAAVAMGNAVVMVPSPKYPLPALEFIQVLQSSDLPGGVVSIITGGRDQLTQALANHSVIKAIWYWGSMEGCQFLQHTCASPLKSLWLHCQEEDGGRDWAQPHASLQEEMWRQAVQWKSVWIPTA; from the exons ATGGCTGGCAGCACCTCCAAGACAATACACGATATCTTTCAATCTATGGAGTACGGACCGAGTAGTTCCAGCACAGCTACTGCTCAG GCTTGGCTTGAGTCTCAGTCTCGTGCTCTCGGCCTGTTCATCGATGGAAAGTTTGTCCgttctgcagacagacagacatgcaatGTGACCGACTCTTCAG GTGGTACTGTGTGTAGTACTGTGTGTGCTGTGGATGAGGATGCATCCCTGTCTGTGTCCTCTGGGGCCAGTGGCTTCAAGGCCTGGAGTGCTGTCCCCTGTCATCTCAGAGCCAAGACCCTACTCAG gttggtGAGTGGCCTCCAGAGACACGGTCAGTGTCTGTCAGAGCTGTGTGACCTGGCCCGGTCTCCCAGTTCCCCTTCAGCACTGGTCAGACTGCTGCAGTACTACTCCGGCTGGGCTCAGCTCAGAGACTCACTCATTCCCGACTGGACACCACGCG gtgtggtggtagtggttgtCTCTGAcgactgttctctctactctctcatgCTGAAAGTCTTGCCTGCACTGGCCAtgg GCAACGCAGTGGTGGCGATCCCTGGCGCGGGGACAGCGCCTCCTGTTCTGTTATTGGCTCAGCTGTTTGTGGAGGCGGGACTTCCTGCGGGGGTGCTGAATGTGGTGACGGGCAACGTTTTGTCACTGGGTTCTAAAGTGTCTCAAAACCCGCACGTCAGCTATGTCACTTACAGTGGCAATAAAAAG GATGGAGAGATTCTGTGCAGGGCCACAGCAGGCATGGGtgttcccgtctctctctccctctccctcggaGCCACCTGTCCCTTCGTCATCTTTGAGTCTGCCGATATCGACAGTGCCGTGGATGGAGTGATAGAGACCGCCTTTAAGAAGAACAGAGAG TACCAGTGGATGCTGTGTGTCCAGGAGTCAGTGTTGGACAGTGTTGTAGCCCGTCTGAAGGTTCGGATGGCAGGGATGAAGAGTGTTCCTCTCCTGGCCGAGGGAGACCGAAGGCTGGTGGACGCTGCAGTACAGGAGGCCCAACAGCAGGGGGCCACG CTGATCCAGCCGTGTCCCCCGCCCTCCTCCGGTGCTGCCTATCCCCCCACGGTGCTGTGTGGAGTAGCCCCCTCCTGCTCCTGTGTGGTGACCCCATCGCCCGGCCCTCTGttacccctcctctccttcaggaGCCACGGGGAGGGCGTCACTCTGG GGAACCACAGCCCTCACGGCCAGGCTGCCTCTCTCTGGACTGAAGACCTAACTCTGGCCCTGGAGGCTGCCAAGAG cctgtcTGTGGGTGCAGTGTGGGTAAACTCCCACTCTGTGATGGACCCTTCCCTGCCTATCTCTGGCCACAAGGAGAGTGGCAACTGCATCGACGGAGGGAAGGAG GGTCTGTTCCAATTCCTccgcccttcctcctctcctcctctaacccGCTCCTCTCCAGCCTCTGTTGATTACCCCAAGTTCGGAACGGCGGCATCATCGGCCATCATTCCAGAGGGATCTAAttcatccag tACCCCTCGTTCCTATCTGCAGTATGTGGGCGGGAAGCTGTGTAAGTCTGAGtctggcagcagtgtgtgtgtcctggcacCAGGGGGAACTGTCCTCGCCTACTGTCCTGACGGGGGGAGGAAAGACGTTCGCAATGCCGTGGAGGCGGCCATTAAGGTCCAACCTGG TTGGATGAAGAAGAGCCCTGTGGCCAGAGCTCAGTGCCTCTTCTCTCTGGCTGAGACCTTGGAGCTGATGAGACGGGACATGGCCGCGTCACTCCACTCCCAGACAGGCCTCTCATTGGAGAAGGCGGACATGGAGGTGGAGCTGAGCATCGCTCAGCTCTGTGATTGGGCTGCCCGCTGTGATAAAGAAAGGGGCGGAGTTCCG TCCGTCCCACAGTCCGGTTCGGCTCTGTCCATCCCCGAAGCTCTAGGAGTGGTGGGTGTGGTTCTCCCtgactcctcccccctcctctctatgGTCTCCCTGCTGGCAGCTGCTGTTGCCATGGGCAATGCTGTCGTCATGGTGCCCAGTCCAAAGTACCCCCTGCCTGCTCTAGAGTTCATCCAG GTTCTCCAGTCCTCAGATCTTCCAGGAGGCGTGGTCAGCATTATAACTGGTGGCAGAGATCAGCTGACCCAGGCTCTAGCCAATCACAGTGTCATCA